In one Candidatus Lokiarchaeota archaeon genomic region, the following are encoded:
- the hdrC gene encoding CoB--CoM heterodisulfide reductase subunit C, which produces MADINRDTIRSENVDIGFIQEVVDAGANRIRTCMQCGTCSSVCPSGRRTAFRTREIIRKALLGLKDEVLSSPDLWLCTTCLTCLERCPRQIKVTDAIIIMRNMAADEGYMLPGHRKASKKLLETGHAVPLDEANHEMRKELEIPEIPPTVHQHEDALEDVKKIMKRTGFQKLIEGQESEEGE; this is translated from the coding sequence ATGGCAGACATCAATCGTGATACAATACGCTCAGAGAATGTAGACATAGGATTTATTCAAGAGGTAGTTGATGCGGGGGCTAATCGAATCAGAACCTGTATGCAATGTGGTACATGCTCCAGTGTCTGCCCGAGTGGAAGAAGAACAGCCTTCAGAACACGCGAAATCATCCGGAAAGCTCTACTAGGTTTGAAAGACGAAGTGTTGAGTAGTCCTGATTTGTGGTTGTGCACAACTTGCCTTACTTGTCTTGAACGCTGTCCAAGACAAATCAAAGTAACTGATGCCATCATTATCATGAGGAATATGGCAGCCGATGAAGGATACATGCTACCGGGACACCGGAAGGCCTCCAAAAAACTCCTTGAAACAGGTCATGCAGTACCACTCGATGAAGCTAATCATGAAATGAGGAAGGAACTCGAAATTCCAGAAATACCTCCCACAGTGCATCAACATGAAGATGCTCTCGAGGATGTCAAGAAAATAATGAAGCGTACAGGTTTTCAGAAACTGATTGAGGGGCAAGAATCAGAGGAGGGAGAATAA
- a CDS encoding radical SAM protein — translation MMRCPNHQNRIVSQSIGYCPECLAEGSERMGHSMEQHRRLRQDEALVGKIPSDGQVVCGECSNHCKMNEGDTGFCHLRQVQDGTVVHKYGEKAVVRWYFDPLPTNCVADWVCPVRNQKIDQWNSRLKNLAVFYGSCNSDCLFCQNTSYRQMMAQGEPLMTPQELAGVADENTACVCYFGGDPSCNAKHSITVSRLLNENRQVRVCYETNGKISRKYLNDIADILLQSGGTIKFDLKAMTSQVYQALTGTSNEAVIRNFRILAEKGFQSENTFLVASILLIPGYVGLEEVRRIASFVAECDSSIPTALLGFQPHHVMSDLPRTSRKHAEVAKKVAEEEGLTNVRIGNRGLLSLAEYNYQ, via the coding sequence ATGATGAGATGCCCTAACCACCAGAACAGGATAGTATCCCAATCCATAGGCTATTGCCCAGAGTGCCTCGCAGAAGGCTCCGAACGAATGGGCCATAGCATGGAACAACATAGAAGGCTACGCCAAGATGAGGCATTAGTAGGCAAGATACCCTCTGACGGTCAAGTTGTGTGTGGGGAGTGCAGTAATCATTGCAAAATGAATGAGGGGGATACGGGATTCTGCCATCTTCGTCAAGTCCAAGATGGCACTGTCGTTCATAAATATGGAGAGAAGGCTGTCGTTCGCTGGTATTTTGATCCACTCCCTACAAACTGTGTAGCCGATTGGGTTTGTCCTGTACGAAATCAGAAAATCGACCAGTGGAATTCTCGGCTCAAAAACCTTGCAGTATTCTATGGATCTTGTAATTCGGATTGCCTGTTCTGCCAGAATACAAGCTACCGCCAAATGATGGCTCAAGGTGAACCGCTGATGACACCCCAGGAGCTGGCGGGTGTAGCTGACGAGAACACAGCTTGTGTTTGCTACTTTGGCGGAGATCCTTCGTGTAATGCAAAGCACTCCATAACCGTTTCACGCTTACTCAATGAGAACCGTCAAGTTCGTGTCTGCTATGAAACCAACGGCAAGATTTCGCGGAAGTACTTGAACGATATAGCGGACATTTTGCTTCAAAGTGGTGGTACAATCAAGTTCGACTTGAAAGCCATGACATCTCAAGTCTATCAAGCTTTAACTGGTACCTCTAATGAAGCGGTAATACGCAATTTTCGCATTCTTGCGGAAAAGGGATTTCAAAGCGAAAATACATTCCTTGTCGCCAGCATTCTACTGATACCAGGATATGTTGGGCTTGAAGAAGTCAGGCGTATTGCCAGTTTCGTAGCGGAGTGCGATTCTTCAATCCCGACAGCACTACTTGGATTTCAACCCCACCACGTGATGTCCGATTTGCCAAGAACAAGCAGGAAACACGCAGAAGTAGCAAAGAAGGTAGCAGAGGAAGAGGGATTGACGAATGTCAGAATTGGCAACAGGGGATTACTCTCACTAGCAGAGTACAACTATCAGTAA
- the hdrC gene encoding CoB--CoM heterodisulfide reductase subunit C, whose translation MDFVDLIKKAGGPNVQSCYQCGTCSGSCPAGARTNYLVRDIIRKALLGLKEECVSVTELWYCTTCYACTDRCPQDVKPTDVIKAIRNIAVAEGHMLSNHQKVAVKVIETGHAVPLDKEMWQQLREKVGLEPIPPNASANPWAAEEVKKLSEICGFDKLIGYEEFLKAEEEKKKKKKKEG comes from the coding sequence ATGGATTTCGTTGATTTGATAAAGAAAGCAGGCGGTCCCAACGTCCAGAGTTGCTATCAGTGCGGTACATGCAGTGGTAGCTGTCCTGCTGGGGCAAGGACCAACTATCTTGTTCGTGACATCATAAGAAAAGCATTGCTTGGTTTGAAAGAGGAATGTGTTTCAGTTACCGAACTATGGTATTGCACAACTTGCTACGCTTGTACTGATAGATGTCCACAGGATGTGAAACCCACTGATGTGATTAAGGCTATCAGGAATATTGCCGTCGCAGAAGGACACATGTTATCAAACCACCAGAAGGTTGCAGTCAAGGTCATCGAGACCGGACATGCTGTTCCACTAGACAAAGAGATGTGGCAGCAATTGAGAGAAAAAGTTGGATTGGAACCTATTCCTCCGAATGCAAGTGCCAACCCATGGGCTGCAGAGGAGGTCAAGAAATTGAGTGAAATCTGTGGTTTCGACAAACTCATTGGATATGAGGAGTTCCTGAAAGCAGAAGAAGAGAAAAAGAAAAAGAAGAAGAAGGAGGGCTGA
- the hdrB gene encoding CoB--CoM heterodisulfide reductase subunit B has product MHFLGCIIPHRYPSVERATRLIFPDLGMKLLDMEGATCCPAPGVFGSFDRVTWATVAARNLTIAEESGHPITTGCNGCFASLWEANHELKEDDELREKVNNNLAEIDREFKGTIEVTHYVDALYDTAGLEKIREQVSRPFEGVRIALHPGCHWMRPKLVKQKDESERPHIFRDVCETTGAEYVPYKDELMCCGAGGAVRTADLEVALDFTKQKFDSILEAGGADLIVTPCPFCQLQLDLGQVEIQKHFGEEYVFDVMHVSEFLALAFGHEPDDFGLDTHLQYMQRKSEPNWAQILM; this is encoded by the coding sequence ATGCACTTTCTCGGATGCATTATTCCACATAGGTATCCAAGTGTAGAGCGCGCTACGAGATTGATTTTTCCTGATTTGGGAATGAAGCTTTTGGACATGGAAGGTGCAACTTGTTGTCCAGCTCCCGGAGTTTTTGGTTCCTTTGACCGCGTAACTTGGGCAACGGTTGCTGCTAGAAACCTGACCATTGCAGAGGAGAGTGGTCATCCGATAACCACTGGTTGTAACGGTTGTTTCGCTAGCCTCTGGGAAGCAAATCACGAACTCAAAGAGGATGACGAACTACGAGAGAAGGTAAACAACAATCTTGCAGAAATCGACCGGGAGTTCAAAGGAACGATTGAAGTTACTCATTATGTAGATGCGCTGTACGATACTGCTGGCTTAGAAAAGATACGGGAACAAGTAAGTAGGCCCTTTGAAGGTGTGAGAATCGCACTACATCCTGGCTGCCATTGGATGCGTCCAAAGCTCGTCAAGCAGAAAGACGAAAGCGAACGCCCCCATATCTTTAGAGATGTATGTGAGACCACAGGGGCGGAATATGTTCCCTACAAGGACGAACTGATGTGTTGTGGAGCCGGAGGTGCTGTTCGGACAGCTGATCTTGAAGTTGCACTGGATTTCACAAAGCAGAAATTCGATAGTATCCTCGAAGCGGGTGGTGCTGACCTTATAGTTACACCGTGCCCATTCTGCCAACTACAGCTTGATCTTGGCCAGGTGGAGATACAGAAGCACTTTGGTGAGGAATACGTGTTTGATGTGATGCATGTGTCCGAATTCTTGGCTCTTGCTTTCGGTCATGAACCGGACGATTTTGGACTGGATACACATCTTCAATACATGCAGCGCAAGAGTGAGCCCAACTGGGCCCAGATTCTGATGTAA
- a CDS encoding hydrogenase iron-sulfur subunit: MGTADSKPVVIIGAGIAGIRAALDLADMGASVYLVEKEPSIGGHMAQLDKTFPTLDCAMCIQGPWMVDISRHPNIELLAYSEVTDVSGEQGDFTVTILKHTRRVDPEKCTGCGDCMRMCPIEVPNEYDLGLKTRKAVYIPFPQAVPNVATVDIDNCIQCMTCARTCKAEAINFDLADEEIEINAGAIILATGYRLLDPSSVPEYGYGRLPNVVSALEYERMVSASGPTKGVVMRPSDGKEPEDIAFVQCVGSRDVNHCAYCSRICCTYATKEAIITKEHTPDVNIDILYNDLRAFGKGFEEFLVRAENEYAVNYVKGLPSEISENPETGDLIIRHSDTRGHEVVEDQYDLVVLCPAMLPNNNPSLVDTLGIKTDDYDFVAVGNPAVETAETSVPGIYMCGSCHHPKDIPDSVSHGSAAAALAANDIDLPEEETEPIEESDFEMMAEDPRIGVFICSCGINIAGTVDVDEVTQYAGSLPNVVHADNLLYSCSSDSQVAIKDAIHEHDLNRVVVASCTPRTHEPLFRETIEEAGLNKYLFEMANIREHCSWIHQSQKDEATSKATDLVRMAVAKASLLEPQIEEVVEIEPSALVVGAGVAGMAAAEIIADKGFHVYLVEKEDRVGGLLNDLSTVNFDHQDSKEVIAEYSKRVTDHPNIDLLLSSEVVDAKGAIGDFNVTVESSGDETELTVGVVIVATGAVQLEEEGLYGLGELPEVMTELEFNRRLVEGDGIEDGETFAVIHCAGSREDESLEGARTWCSGICCTVALEHTLELLDKYPESKVYHMYRDLRVSYDGEDKYREARKRGVVFLRYDQDAPPEVKKGEKSNLRVEVLDQILGATIALDVDHVVLATAMIPRESNKELSEMFKLSLNMSGFFMEAHPKLRPVDFQTDGIYVAGTATAPKSIDESIAQGRGAASRALIPLNNGVRKAEAIVSVVDPEVCVGCGTCEVNCSYNAIEVIPGDGSHDYAVSNPVLCQGCGKCAAGCPSGAITMKHFTDDQILSQIRAALKDMPVSQPRLVSVICNWCTYAGADQAGVSRMQQPPTVRDIRVMCTGRVSVQHILEAFRMGADLVWISGCHFGDCHYVDGNIAFERRFNIAKKIIEKAGLDPERLQFTQISASEGAIYADTVKELTELAEELGPSPLRGGQ; the protein is encoded by the coding sequence ATGGGAACGGCAGACTCGAAACCTGTTGTCATCATAGGTGCCGGAATTGCAGGCATAAGAGCTGCACTAGATTTAGCCGATATGGGCGCTAGTGTGTATCTTGTTGAGAAAGAACCATCAATTGGCGGACATATGGCACAATTGGACAAGACTTTCCCCACACTCGATTGTGCTATGTGCATACAAGGTCCGTGGATGGTCGATATTTCTCGACACCCCAATATTGAGCTTCTTGCCTATTCTGAGGTTACCGATGTTTCAGGAGAACAAGGCGATTTCACAGTTACGATTCTCAAACATACGCGCAGAGTTGACCCTGAGAAATGTACTGGCTGTGGGGACTGTATGCGTATGTGTCCAATTGAAGTACCCAATGAATACGATCTCGGTTTGAAAACGCGAAAGGCTGTTTACATACCTTTCCCACAAGCTGTTCCCAACGTAGCTACGGTGGATATCGACAATTGCATTCAATGTATGACGTGTGCACGGACCTGCAAAGCAGAGGCAATCAATTTCGATTTAGCTGACGAGGAAATTGAAATCAATGCTGGGGCCATCATACTTGCAACGGGTTACAGGCTTCTGGATCCTTCAAGTGTTCCTGAGTACGGTTATGGCAGGCTGCCCAATGTTGTGAGTGCACTAGAATATGAACGGATGGTCTCTGCCAGTGGACCCACTAAAGGAGTAGTCATGCGCCCCTCTGACGGGAAAGAACCAGAGGATATTGCATTTGTACAATGTGTAGGTTCCCGTGATGTCAATCACTGTGCTTATTGTTCCCGAATATGTTGCACATATGCAACTAAGGAGGCAATAATCACTAAAGAGCACACACCAGACGTCAACATCGATATCCTATACAACGACCTTCGTGCCTTCGGGAAAGGATTCGAGGAATTTCTCGTACGTGCCGAGAACGAATATGCAGTCAACTATGTTAAGGGTCTACCCAGCGAGATTTCTGAGAACCCTGAAACTGGAGATCTAATAATCCGGCATAGTGACACACGTGGTCATGAGGTAGTCGAAGATCAGTATGACTTGGTTGTGCTTTGTCCAGCGATGCTTCCTAACAACAACCCTTCATTAGTGGATACACTGGGCATCAAGACTGATGATTATGATTTCGTTGCGGTGGGTAATCCCGCTGTTGAAACAGCTGAGACTTCTGTTCCGGGCATTTACATGTGCGGTTCCTGTCACCATCCAAAGGATATACCCGATTCAGTATCACATGGAAGTGCTGCAGCGGCTTTGGCTGCAAATGATATCGATTTACCAGAAGAAGAAACCGAGCCTATTGAGGAATCCGACTTTGAGATGATGGCTGAGGATCCCCGAATCGGGGTATTCATCTGCTCCTGTGGAATCAATATTGCTGGTACTGTAGATGTGGATGAAGTAACACAATATGCTGGAAGCCTCCCCAACGTAGTCCACGCTGACAACCTTCTATACTCCTGCTCATCTGATTCACAGGTTGCCATCAAAGACGCAATTCATGAACATGATCTCAATCGTGTTGTGGTAGCTTCATGTACTCCCCGCACACATGAACCACTCTTTAGAGAGACGATTGAAGAGGCAGGTTTGAACAAGTATCTTTTCGAGATGGCTAATATCAGAGAGCATTGCTCGTGGATACATCAAAGCCAGAAGGATGAGGCTACCTCTAAGGCAACTGATTTGGTTCGAATGGCTGTCGCCAAAGCCTCGTTACTAGAACCGCAAATAGAAGAAGTTGTAGAAATCGAACCTTCCGCTCTTGTGGTTGGTGCTGGTGTTGCCGGCATGGCAGCGGCAGAAATCATTGCTGACAAAGGCTTCCATGTTTACTTGGTTGAGAAAGAAGACAGAGTTGGCGGGCTTCTGAACGACCTGAGTACAGTGAATTTCGACCATCAAGATAGCAAGGAAGTCATAGCGGAGTATTCAAAGAGAGTGACGGATCATCCCAATATCGATCTCTTGCTTAGCTCCGAAGTTGTTGATGCCAAGGGCGCAATTGGAGATTTCAACGTTACTGTAGAATCCAGTGGCGATGAAACAGAACTTACTGTAGGCGTCGTCATTGTGGCCACTGGTGCTGTTCAACTTGAAGAAGAAGGCTTGTACGGTCTTGGTGAATTACCCGAAGTGATGACTGAGCTAGAATTCAATCGACGTCTTGTTGAAGGAGACGGGATTGAAGATGGCGAAACATTCGCGGTTATTCACTGTGCTGGTTCACGTGAAGACGAATCATTGGAAGGAGCAAGGACATGGTGTTCTGGTATCTGCTGCACCGTAGCGCTGGAACACACTCTAGAACTGCTTGACAAATATCCTGAATCGAAGGTCTATCATATGTACCGTGACCTTCGCGTATCGTATGACGGAGAAGACAAGTACAGGGAGGCCCGGAAGCGAGGCGTTGTCTTCCTCAGATACGACCAAGATGCTCCCCCCGAAGTGAAGAAAGGAGAGAAAAGCAACCTTCGGGTAGAGGTATTGGATCAAATACTTGGTGCAACAATCGCCTTAGATGTTGACCATGTTGTACTTGCAACAGCAATGATTCCTCGAGAATCAAACAAAGAACTTTCCGAGATGTTCAAGCTCTCGCTGAACATGTCAGGCTTCTTCATGGAAGCACATCCCAAGCTCCGACCAGTTGATTTTCAGACCGATGGAATCTATGTGGCTGGAACAGCTACTGCTCCGAAGTCTATAGATGAGTCCATTGCCCAAGGAAGAGGAGCGGCTTCGCGAGCGCTTATCCCGCTCAACAACGGTGTTCGAAAGGCTGAAGCCATCGTCTCTGTCGTGGATCCCGAGGTATGTGTTGGATGCGGGACTTGTGAAGTGAACTGTTCATACAATGCAATAGAAGTCATCCCAGGGGACGGCAGTCACGATTATGCTGTCAGTAACCCGGTGCTATGCCAAGGATGTGGTAAATGCGCCGCTGGTTGCCCGTCGGGCGCTATCACTATGAAGCACTTCACCGATGACCAAATCCTCTCTCAAATCCGAGCTGCACTCAAAGATATGCCAGTGAGTCAGCCGAGATTAGTCAGCGTGATATGCAACTGGTGTACCTATGCTGGTGCAGACCAAGCGGGTGTATCACGGATGCAACAACCGCCCACGGTACGGGACATACGGGTGATGTGTACTGGGCGTGTCAGCGTCCAGCACATTCTTGAGGCATTCAGAATGGGTGCGGATCTAGTGTGGATTTCCGGTTGCCATTTCGGTGATTGTCATTATGTTGATGGTAACATCGCATTTGAACGACGGTTCAACATAGCCAAGAAAATCATCGAAAAAGCTGGACTGGACCCAGAGCGCCTCCAATTTACTCAGATTAGCGCGAGCGAAGGAGCGATTTATGCTGATACTGTAAAGGAGCTTACAGAATTGGCAGAGGAGCTTGGACCAAGCCCTCTACGAGGAGGTCAGTAG
- a CDS encoding heterodisulfide reductase, translated as MTEAWGTLKSFAGKTFETLDPEFTDRVSQLIGGQDLTACFQCAKCSAGCPVSDKVNVQIHEVMRMLVLGLPEVLDTDMIWLCTTCYTCQERCPQGIDITDILFGLKNMAFQRNKAPQGYVSSRQQLYDTGKLYQPTDWEREDLGLEEVPHLELDETKKMFEKTGLLKLEEDD; from the coding sequence ATGACTGAAGCATGGGGCACACTCAAATCATTTGCAGGCAAGACCTTTGAAACTCTTGACCCTGAATTCACTGATCGAGTTTCACAGCTTATCGGTGGTCAGGATCTGACTGCGTGTTTCCAGTGTGCGAAATGCAGTGCTGGTTGCCCGGTCAGCGACAAGGTAAATGTCCAGATTCATGAAGTAATGCGGATGCTTGTTCTTGGGCTACCGGAAGTCTTAGACACGGACATGATATGGCTGTGTACAACTTGCTATACATGTCAGGAACGGTGTCCACAAGGTATCGACATAACAGATATTCTCTTTGGACTGAAGAATATGGCTTTCCAGAGAAACAAAGCCCCCCAGGGATACGTTAGTTCACGACAGCAGCTCTATGATACCGGAAAACTCTATCAGCCAACTGATTGGGAACGTGAAGACCTTGGTTTGGAAGAAGTTCCCCATCTGGAGTTAGATGAAACCAAGAAGATGTTTGAGAAGACCGGCTTGCTCAAACTGGAGGAGGATGACTAG
- a CDS encoding CoB--CoM heterodisulfide reductase subunit B, whose amino-acid sequence MKPRRCLRRPACSNWRRMTRMAQEYEVFLGCAIPSRFNNYEASMRVIADELDIELLDFDGASCCGTVVLKSIDELSWLSMSGRNIALAEKRGHDIVTPCNGCFGSLKDCDHVLHDNESERKKVNKILSEVGLEYEGEARIRHFVEVLYDLKDEIADRIVNPLDGLKIAFHPGCHLIRPSTVAGFDDPELPRKVDELLELTGARSIPWNLKLRCCGSPLLISSEEVATEILKEKMSNAIESGANCIVTNCPACHTQFDVQVLGLEDEDGNSLELPALFVTQVLGVAMGIDSSKLGFELNRVQLDPIADILGL is encoded by the coding sequence ATGAAACCAAGAAGATGTTTGAGAAGACCGGCTTGCTCAAACTGGAGGAGGATGACTAGAATGGCTCAGGAATACGAAGTCTTTCTTGGTTGTGCCATTCCCAGCCGTTTCAACAATTATGAAGCTTCTATGCGGGTCATTGCTGACGAACTTGATATTGAACTCCTAGATTTTGATGGGGCATCATGCTGTGGAACAGTCGTCCTCAAGTCGATTGATGAACTGAGCTGGCTTTCGATGTCCGGACGGAACATCGCCCTTGCAGAGAAACGTGGTCATGATATTGTCACTCCCTGCAATGGTTGCTTTGGCTCACTCAAAGACTGTGATCATGTACTTCATGATAACGAAAGCGAGCGGAAAAAAGTCAACAAGATTCTCAGTGAGGTTGGTTTAGAATATGAAGGTGAAGCACGCATTCGCCACTTTGTTGAAGTCCTGTATGATTTGAAGGACGAAATTGCCGATAGAATCGTTAACCCCCTTGATGGTCTCAAAATTGCCTTTCACCCTGGGTGTCACCTCATACGTCCATCTACTGTGGCAGGGTTCGATGACCCTGAGCTACCTCGCAAAGTTGACGAGTTGCTCGAACTGACTGGTGCTCGAAGTATTCCTTGGAATTTGAAGCTTAGATGTTGTGGTTCACCACTACTCATTTCAAGTGAGGAAGTTGCTACTGAGATTCTCAAAGAGAAGATGAGCAACGCCATAGAGTCGGGTGCAAACTGCATCGTGACCAACTGCCCTGCCTGTCATACGCAATTTGATGTCCAAGTACTCGGGCTAGAAGACGAGGATGGCAATTCGCTGGAGCTGCCTGCGCTATTCGTAACACAGGTTCTGGGCGTGGCGATGGGCATTGACTCAAGTAAGCTAGGCTTTGAATTAAACAGAGTGCAGTTGGATCCTATCGCAGATATTCTCGGATTATGA
- a CDS encoding crystallin J1 produces MGGDYSMSNPIGRARVCLDGLSIGDAFGEMFFDRRRVTENWIEERQLPPSPWRYTDDSMMAMSVFSILQEYGEINQDALIQSFCENYNPRRGYGSGMHEALPRIANGEDWEKVASSLFGGEGSYGNGASMRVAPVGAYFATDLDLVAENAAKSAQVTHAHSEATAGAIAVATGAALAYQSRGEEAPNVHDFIENVLEAVPDSLTRKAILEALSVNPEAPVREVVSRIGNGSKITTFDTVPFVLWSAGLHLDDYNEALWYTVSGLGDIDTTSAMVGGIVASRVGKEGIPEEWLHKREPLPELPL; encoded by the coding sequence ATGGGCGGTGACTATAGCATGTCAAATCCAATTGGCAGAGCAAGAGTGTGTCTAGATGGTTTGTCCATCGGAGATGCCTTTGGCGAGATGTTCTTTGACCGTCGAAGAGTGACCGAGAATTGGATAGAGGAAAGACAACTACCTCCTTCCCCTTGGAGATATACTGACGACAGCATGATGGCGATGTCCGTCTTCTCGATACTCCAAGAATATGGCGAAATCAATCAAGATGCACTTATTCAAAGCTTCTGTGAGAACTACAATCCGAGGAGGGGGTACGGAAGCGGAATGCATGAGGCTCTACCACGAATCGCAAATGGGGAAGACTGGGAGAAGGTAGCGAGCAGCCTGTTTGGTGGAGAAGGTTCGTACGGTAATGGCGCTTCAATGCGGGTTGCACCGGTTGGAGCATACTTCGCTACAGATTTGGATTTAGTAGCTGAAAATGCAGCAAAATCTGCGCAGGTAACTCATGCACATTCCGAGGCAACAGCTGGAGCAATAGCAGTTGCCACTGGCGCCGCTCTGGCATACCAGTCAAGAGGAGAAGAAGCACCGAATGTTCATGATTTCATAGAGAACGTATTGGAAGCTGTACCTGACAGCCTAACGCGGAAAGCCATTTTGGAGGCTTTGAGTGTAAATCCCGAGGCCCCGGTACGAGAGGTCGTCAGTAGAATCGGCAATGGTTCCAAGATAACCACATTTGATACAGTTCCATTTGTTCTGTGGAGCGCAGGACTTCACCTTGATGATTACAATGAGGCTCTCTGGTATACGGTAAGTGGACTTGGAGATATCGATACAACTAGTGCCATGGTCGGGGGTATAGTGGCTAGCAGAGTAGGGAAAGAAGGAATCCCAGAGGAATGGCTTCACAAAAGAGAACCGCTGCCAGAGCTCCCCCTATGA
- a CDS encoding DUF2096 domain-containing protein: protein MVSIEGLRAGWLVLNDLLGDLKSKHNFTPPDITYKDLRSSKMIIEYLSSFDEDIREMEQRDAALREEMEQKVDRTRETLMMWAEKQGGREYRESWNAQFYEAIHSDREPDLEESKAQISDLPRDKDISFFRMRLPEEIPVEIISDLAESCMVLISLDGKRHLQVSGSEECVKKAMQRLGELFYGENTMSE from the coding sequence GTGGTATCTATCGAAGGCTTGCGCGCTGGTTGGCTTGTCCTGAATGACCTGCTTGGAGATTTGAAATCGAAGCACAATTTCACACCTCCGGATATAACCTACAAAGATCTTCGTAGTTCCAAGATGATCATAGAATATCTTAGCTCTTTTGATGAAGACATAAGAGAGATGGAACAACGTGATGCCGCACTTCGAGAAGAGATGGAACAGAAAGTTGATCGTACACGAGAAACCCTGATGATGTGGGCTGAAAAGCAAGGTGGGAGAGAATACAGGGAATCTTGGAATGCACAGTTCTACGAGGCTATTCATAGCGATAGAGAACCAGATTTAGAAGAATCCAAAGCCCAAATATCCGATTTGCCACGTGACAAAGATATCAGTTTCTTCAGAATGCGACTGCCGGAAGAAATTCCTGTCGAAATTATTTCGGACTTAGCAGAAAGCTGCATGGTTCTCATATCATTGGATGGCAAAAGGCACCTCCAAGTCAGCGGATCAGAAGAATGTGTCAAAAAGGCAATGCAACGCCTTGGAGAACTGTTCTATGGCGAGAATACTATGAGTGAGTAG